A single window of Terriglobia bacterium DNA harbors:
- the nuoL gene encoding NADH-quinone oxidoreductase subunit L gives MLELLWLIPILPFASFFILALFGRRFSQTGVAIIGAGFAGVSALLTILIAFAFISTPPPGYVYSQSLWEWISVAGFSAGISFYLDPLSLIFASVITFVGFFILLYSIEFMSDEEGYSRFFAYMNLFVGSMLCLVLADNLLFLYLGWEGVGLCSYLLIGFWYKDPVNGYAARKAFVVTRIGDTAMAVGLFLLFHNLGTLNIHELLQQAVQRWATGSSLALAASLLLLGGAIGKSAQLPLQTWLPDAMAGPTPVSALIHAATMVTAGVYLIARTHALFELSPVALTIVATIGALTLLISSFSGITQVDIKRVLAYSTISQIGYMFLALGVGAWSAGVFHFMTHAFFKALLFLGAGVVILSQHHEHNMFKMGGLRERLPLTFWTFLLGSGSLAAFPLITAGFYSKDSIIWYAWSGAGGGAWLYLAALVGALLTALYTFRMVFVTFFGPARTQISHKPGLLLQLPLVILAALSVIGGFVELPETLGHFTPFADFLGHALPAAQIRPEAAGQEGLFEIVSIAVSLSGICLAYLLFLRRRKVTERFTQTAPGGAMHSFFFAGWGFDWLYEKILVQPYLWICRINRNDFIDLFYGAIAWCARLGHAGLSATETGQVRLYAAVIGVGAVIAIALAVFL, from the coding sequence ATGCTTGAACTTCTGTGGCTGATTCCCATCCTGCCATTTGCGAGTTTTTTCATTCTCGCCCTTTTCGGCCGGCGTTTTTCGCAAACAGGCGTGGCGATCATCGGAGCGGGTTTCGCGGGTGTCTCCGCCTTGCTGACAATCCTGATCGCATTCGCCTTTATCTCCACGCCACCGCCGGGATACGTCTATTCCCAAAGCCTTTGGGAGTGGATTTCCGTCGCTGGTTTCAGTGCCGGCATCTCTTTTTACCTCGACCCGCTGTCGCTGATTTTTGCGTCAGTGATCACATTTGTCGGTTTCTTCATCCTGCTGTATTCGATCGAGTTCATGTCGGATGAGGAAGGTTACAGCCGCTTCTTCGCATACATGAATCTCTTCGTCGGTTCCATGCTTTGCCTGGTGCTGGCCGACAACCTGCTCTTCCTGTACCTTGGCTGGGAGGGTGTGGGGCTGTGCAGCTATCTGCTGATCGGCTTCTGGTACAAGGATCCCGTCAACGGGTACGCCGCGCGCAAGGCGTTTGTCGTTACGCGCATCGGCGATACAGCCATGGCTGTCGGGCTTTTCCTGCTTTTTCACAACCTGGGCACGCTGAACATTCACGAGTTGCTTCAGCAAGCGGTGCAGCGGTGGGCGACGGGTTCCTCGCTGGCGCTGGCTGCCTCCCTGCTTCTGTTGGGCGGCGCGATAGGGAAATCGGCGCAACTCCCTCTCCAGACCTGGCTCCCCGACGCGATGGCAGGACCAACCCCCGTCAGCGCCTTGATCCATGCGGCGACGATGGTGACAGCCGGCGTTTATCTCATCGCGCGCACTCACGCGCTATTTGAACTCTCCCCGGTAGCCCTGACCATCGTGGCAACCATCGGCGCGCTGACGCTGCTGATCTCGAGTTTCAGCGGCATCACACAGGTCGACATCAAACGGGTGCTGGCGTACTCGACCATCAGCCAGATCGGTTACATGTTTCTCGCCCTTGGCGTGGGCGCCTGGTCCGCCGGCGTGTTTCACTTCATGACCCACGCGTTCTTCAAGGCGCTCTTATTTCTGGGCGCCGGAGTGGTCATCCTGTCTCAGCACCATGAGCACAACATGTTCAAGATGGGGGGACTGCGTGAGCGACTTCCTCTGACCTTCTGGACTTTTCTCCTCGGCTCGGGGTCCCTGGCAGCATTCCCCCTGATCACGGCAGGCTTCTACAGCAAGGACTCGATCATCTGGTATGCGTGGTCGGGCGCCGGGGGCGGAGCCTGGCTTTACCTGGCAGCCCTCGTCGGGGCCTTGCTGACCGCGCTATACACGTTCCGCATGGTGTTCGTCACTTTCTTCGGACCAGCCCGGACACAGATCAGCCACAAGCCCGGCTTGCTTCTTCAGCTTCCTCTGGTAATCCTGGCCGCGCTCTCGGTCATCGGCGGGTTTGTGGAGCTGCCTGAAACCCTGGGCCATTTCACGCCGTTCGCTGATTTTCTTGGTCATGCTCTGCCAGCTGCCCAGATTCGCCCGGAGGCGGCAGGCCAGGAAGGTCTCTTCGAAATTGTCTCGATCGCAGTGTCGCTCTCCGGAATTTGTCTGGCCTATCTCCTCTTCCTGCGCCGCCGCAAGGTCACAGAACGCTTCACACAGACCGCGCCGGGCGGAGCGATGCACAGTTTTTTCTTCGCCGGCTGGGGCTTCGACTGGCTCTATGAAAAAATCCTGGTCCAGCCCTACCTCTGGATTTGCCGGATCAACCGCAACGACTTCATCGACCTCTTCTACGGCGCAATCGCATGGTGCGCACGCCTTGGCCACGCCGGTTTGAGCGCCACCGAAACGGGGCAGGTGCGGCTTTATGCGGCGGTGATCGGAGTGGGAGCGGTCATTGCGATCGCTCTGGCGGTGTTCCTATGA
- the bcp gene encoding thioredoxin-dependent thiol peroxidase → MLKEGSKAPMFSLPDDHGNRVSLSDFAGKKTVVMFFFPKADTPGUTREASGFRDAMDQFAKHGAAILGISADNVAQQAQFRDKYSLNMPLLADPDKKTISAYGVYKEKNMYGKTVMGIERTTFIIGKDGIIKKIFPRVKVDGHTEEVLKALASL, encoded by the coding sequence ATGTTAAAGGAAGGAAGCAAAGCACCGATGTTCTCGCTCCCGGACGACCATGGCAACCGCGTAAGCCTGAGCGATTTTGCCGGCAAGAAGACCGTGGTCATGTTCTTCTTCCCGAAAGCTGACACTCCCGGGTGAACCCGGGAAGCGTCCGGGTTCCGGGACGCTATGGACCAGTTCGCCAAACACGGCGCAGCCATCCTCGGCATCAGCGCGGATAATGTCGCCCAGCAGGCGCAGTTCCGCGACAAATACAGCCTGAATATGCCGCTGCTGGCGGACCCTGATAAAAAAACGATCTCCGCCTACGGCGTCTACAAAGAAAAGAACATGTACGGGAAGACCGTCATGGGAATCGAGCGCACAACCTTCATCATCGGGAAAGATGGAATCATCAAAAAGATCTTTCCCAGGGTGAAAGTAGACGGACACACCGAGGAAGTCCTGAAGGCATTGGCAAGCCTGTAG
- a CDS encoding NADH-quinone oxidoreductase subunit M, with amino-acid sequence MIGPSILPWIIVIFFLGGLVAWVSGRLGSMWPRWVALAVLVGHMGLLIALWIQHVHQIELTDAGPWLLLFRVPWIPQLGISFHLGMDGITLLLIALSNLLGIVAVLASWKSIRKGVGFFHFNLLFCVSAFAAIFMALDLFLFYFSWEIMLVPLYLLIAIWGHEARRIYAAVKFFIFTQVSGLLMLVSILGLYFIHGRATGVYTFDYIELIGTPMPAGTSFLLMLGFFAAFAVKLPAVPLHTWLPDAHTEGPTAASVILAGLVLKVGAYGFLRFLIPLFPKAAFEFAPVAMLLGIISIIYGASLSFGQRDLKRLVAYSSISHMGFVILGIFAWNQLSLQGALTIMLAHGISTGALFVLVGDVDERIHTRDMERMGGLWSRLPRMGGAAMVLALASLGLPGMGNFVGEFLVLLGTYRVSIPLAATATVGFVVATLYSLRIIQRVFHGAPARDTEHWTLYDMTAREGVVMVLMIGILLWLGLYPRTELSTARRALEDLQRLTGGSRLSSSYRDTNPGPPALIRGSS; translated from the coding sequence ATGATAGGCCCATCGATACTTCCGTGGATCATCGTCATCTTCTTCCTGGGTGGCCTGGTCGCGTGGGTCTCGGGACGGCTCGGATCGATGTGGCCGCGCTGGGTTGCCCTCGCGGTGCTGGTCGGACACATGGGATTGCTCATCGCCCTGTGGATCCAGCACGTTCATCAGATCGAGTTGACCGACGCCGGCCCGTGGCTGCTTCTTTTCAGGGTTCCCTGGATTCCCCAGCTCGGCATCAGCTTCCATCTCGGAATGGACGGCATTACCCTCCTGCTTATCGCCCTCTCCAACCTGCTGGGAATCGTGGCGGTGCTTGCCTCCTGGAAATCGATCCGGAAAGGTGTCGGTTTCTTCCATTTCAACCTGCTTTTTTGCGTTTCGGCTTTTGCCGCCATCTTCATGGCTCTGGACCTGTTTCTCTTTTACTTTTCATGGGAAATCATGCTGGTACCCCTATACCTGCTGATCGCGATCTGGGGCCACGAAGCGCGGCGCATCTATGCTGCGGTCAAGTTCTTCATCTTCACGCAGGTCAGCGGGCTGCTGATGCTGGTTTCGATCCTTGGGCTCTACTTCATTCACGGCCGTGCCACCGGCGTCTACACTTTTGACTACATAGAGTTGATCGGCACCCCGATGCCCGCAGGCACCTCCTTTCTGCTGATGCTGGGATTCTTTGCCGCTTTCGCTGTAAAGCTGCCGGCGGTGCCGCTTCATACCTGGCTGCCGGATGCGCACACCGAAGGCCCCACCGCGGCGAGCGTGATCCTCGCCGGGCTGGTATTGAAAGTGGGCGCCTATGGATTCCTGCGCTTCCTGATCCCGCTGTTCCCGAAGGCCGCTTTTGAATTTGCCCCTGTCGCTATGCTTCTCGGCATCATCAGTATCATCTACGGAGCCAGCCTGTCTTTTGGGCAAAGGGACCTGAAGCGACTGGTGGCCTATTCGAGCATCAGCCATATGGGCTTCGTGATTCTGGGCATCTTCGCCTGGAACCAACTGTCGCTGCAGGGAGCGCTGACGATCATGCTCGCGCACGGCATCAGTACGGGGGCGCTGTTTGTTCTGGTCGGCGATGTCGACGAGCGCATCCACACGCGCGACATGGAGCGCATGGGAGGCCTGTGGTCCCGCCTGCCGCGCATGGGAGGAGCGGCGATGGTCCTGGCACTGGCTTCGCTTGGGCTGCCCGGCATGGGAAATTTCGTGGGCGAATTCCTGGTGTTGTTGGGAACCTACCGGGTCAGCATCCCGCTGGCCGCAACGGCAACGGTGGGCTTCGTCGTTGCCACCCTATACTCGCTCCGGATCATCCAGCGGGTCTTCCATGGTGCGCCGGCGCGAGACACAGAACACTGGACCCTTTACGACATGACGGCACGCGAAGGCGTCGTGATGGTCCTGATGATCGGAATCCTCCTTTGGCTGGGGCTTTACCCGCGGACCGAGTTGAGCACGGCAAGGCGCGCCCTGGAGGACCTGCAAAGACTCACCGGCGGGTCCCGCCTGTCGTCCTCATACCGTGATACTAATCCCGGTCCTCCTGCCTTGATCCGGGGAAGCTCCTAG
- the mqnC gene encoding dehypoxanthine futalosine cyclase yields the protein MSEQEKVREISARLYAGGRLSLEDGLSLYHHADLAELAEMADWMRWRKHPQPIVTYIVGRNINYTNVCWVRCAFCAFYRPPGSEDGYVLSREEIFDKIREMVDAGGIEILMQGGLNPKLKIDYFEDLFRSIKQNFKVHIHSLSPTEILYIAHLSRLTIQETISRLRVAGLDTIPGAGGEILVDEVRERIAPHKESTDEWLGVMRTAHALGMRTTATMMYGSVERIQHRLEHLMRVRELQDETGGFTAFIPWNYQPGGTALGGTKTDSIEYLKMVALCRILLDNIDNIQASWVTQGAGIAQVSLHYGVNDFGSTMFEENVVKAAGTTFFMDEGEVRRQIRSAGFEPHPRNTYYQLLD from the coding sequence ATGTCGGAGCAGGAGAAGGTTCGGGAGATTTCGGCGAGGCTCTATGCGGGCGGCCGGCTGAGCCTCGAGGACGGATTGAGTCTCTATCATCATGCCGATCTCGCCGAACTCGCAGAAATGGCCGATTGGATGCGCTGGCGCAAGCATCCGCAGCCGATCGTGACTTATATCGTCGGTCGTAACATTAACTATACGAACGTCTGCTGGGTGCGCTGCGCCTTCTGTGCCTTCTATCGTCCGCCGGGTTCCGAGGACGGCTACGTCCTGTCGCGTGAGGAGATTTTCGACAAGATCCGGGAGATGGTGGATGCAGGCGGTATCGAGATTCTCATGCAGGGGGGTCTGAATCCCAAACTCAAGATCGATTATTTCGAAGACCTCTTCCGTTCGATCAAGCAGAACTTCAAGGTGCATATCCACAGCCTCTCGCCAACGGAGATCCTTTATATTGCGCACCTGTCGCGCCTGACCATCCAGGAGACCATCTCCCGGTTGCGCGTGGCCGGTCTCGACACCATTCCGGGCGCCGGAGGAGAGATCCTGGTCGATGAGGTCAGGGAGCGGATCGCACCTCATAAGGAAAGCACCGACGAGTGGCTCGGGGTGATGCGCACGGCGCATGCGCTGGGGATGAGAACGACCGCAACCATGATGTATGGCTCCGTGGAGCGCATCCAGCACCGGTTGGAACATCTGATGCGCGTGCGCGAGCTGCAGGACGAGACAGGAGGATTCACCGCTTTCATTCCCTGGAACTATCAACCCGGGGGGACCGCGCTCGGCGGGACGAAAACCGACAGCATCGAATACCTGAAGATGGTCGCGCTCTGCCGTATCTTGCTCGATAATATCGACAATATCCAGGCCTCCTGGGTCACGCAGGGGGCAGGCATTGCACAGGTTTCTCTGCACTATGGCGTCAACGATTTCGGCAGCACCATGTTCGAAGAAAACGTCGTCAAGGCTGCCGGCACGACCTTCTTCATGGATGAAGGCGAAGTGAGACGCCAGATCCGCTCTGCAGGCTTCGAGCCACACCCCCGCAACACTTACTACCAATTGCTCGATTGA
- a CDS encoding P1 family peptidase, producing the protein MQSSGEIAESRRPSLTDVAGILVGHFTLAERPTGCTVITSEFPITAGVDVRGGAPGTRETDLLRAENSVAGINAVFLSGGSAFGLDVGTGVVKFLEEKGLGYRVGKAIVPIVCGAILFDLNAGDPQIRPDARAGYEAARAADSAPVAEGSVGAGAGCTVGKLFGLERAMRGGLGSWAWRRADGLRVGALVAVNSLGDVRDPALGKILAGARKSDGNGFFDCMAQLRRGCRPELPIGGNTVIGVVATNATLEKASCTRIAQMAHDALARCIHPSHTLFDGDTIFALATGKHQIECNPVNVSVIGALAADVLSTAIVRGCQAAGM; encoded by the coding sequence ATGCAATCGTCAGGCGAAATCGCTGAATCACGCAGGCCTTCGCTGACGGATGTGGCAGGGATTCTCGTGGGCCATTTTACGCTCGCGGAGCGTCCCACCGGCTGCACCGTGATCACATCGGAGTTTCCCATAACTGCTGGTGTGGACGTTCGGGGCGGAGCGCCGGGAACGCGCGAAACCGACCTGTTGAGAGCGGAAAACTCCGTGGCCGGGATTAATGCGGTGTTTTTGTCGGGAGGCAGCGCCTTTGGGCTCGATGTCGGCACAGGAGTCGTCAAGTTCCTGGAAGAAAAAGGGCTCGGTTATCGGGTGGGGAAGGCAATCGTCCCAATTGTCTGCGGGGCTATCCTGTTTGATTTGAACGCCGGCGATCCCCAAATCCGCCCGGATGCGCGGGCCGGGTATGAGGCGGCTCGAGCTGCAGACTCTGCGCCGGTCGCGGAGGGTAGTGTCGGGGCCGGCGCCGGCTGCACGGTGGGCAAGTTATTCGGCTTGGAACGCGCAATGAGGGGAGGCTTGGGTTCCTGGGCTTGGCGCCGGGCTGACGGACTGCGCGTGGGCGCACTCGTGGCGGTCAATTCCCTCGGCGACGTGCGCGATCCGGCCTTGGGCAAGATCCTGGCCGGAGCAAGGAAGAGCGACGGCAACGGCTTCTTCGATTGTATGGCGCAGTTGCGCCGCGGATGCCGCCCTGAACTTCCGATCGGCGGTAACACCGTGATCGGTGTGGTGGCTACGAATGCCACCCTCGAAAAGGCAAGCTGCACCCGGATTGCGCAGATGGCTCACGATGCCCTGGCTCGGTGCATTCATCCCTCACACACGCTTTTCGACGGCGACACGATCTTCGCCCTGGCCACGGGGAAGCACCAGATCGAATGCAATCCCGTCAATGTCAGTGTCATAGGCGCTTTGGCGGCAGACGTGCTCTCAACGGCCATAGTTCGAGGGTGTCAGGCCGCCGGGATGTGA
- a CDS encoding galactokinase, whose amino-acid sequence MRAFFVPGRVEVLGKHTDYAGGRSLLCAVERGFCLIARPRQDARINVINARSRAQCALALDPELQPADRRWCNYPSTAVRRLARNFPLARHGADIAFISDLPAASGMSSSSAFIVAIFLALADINALAESDAYRREVRTPEDLAGYLGTVENGESFGTLTGDRGVGTFGGSEDHTAIICSRAGELRQYSFCPIRHERTVALPDGFILTIGVSGVTAIKTGPARAKYNHASLAARKILEIWQAATGRSDPTIAAAAAHSPDAPDRIRQILRVSKDENFPARLLCDRFEQFLEESTAIVPASVDALATGNLSGFGALVDRSQARAEKLLGNQVPETVALARSARALGAAAASAFGAGFGGSVWALVRADDAAEFERRWASCYRGQFPTAALARFFSTQPGPAALRLELK is encoded by the coding sequence GTGCGGGCATTCTTCGTGCCCGGCCGCGTCGAGGTTCTCGGCAAACATACGGACTATGCGGGCGGCCGCAGCTTGCTGTGCGCGGTGGAACGCGGCTTTTGCCTGATCGCCCGGCCGCGCCAGGATGCGCGAATCAACGTTATCAATGCCAGATCGCGGGCGCAGTGCGCATTGGCTTTAGATCCGGAACTGCAGCCCGCGGACCGGCGGTGGTGCAACTATCCAAGCACGGCAGTACGGCGCCTGGCGCGCAATTTTCCATTGGCCCGGCATGGTGCGGATATCGCCTTCATCAGCGATCTCCCGGCAGCGTCGGGTATGAGCAGTTCAAGCGCTTTCATTGTGGCGATTTTTCTGGCCCTCGCCGACATCAACGCCCTGGCGGAGTCTGACGCGTATCGGCGTGAGGTCCGGACCCCGGAAGACCTTGCCGGCTATCTCGGCACGGTAGAAAACGGGGAAAGCTTCGGCACACTCACAGGGGACCGGGGCGTCGGGACCTTCGGCGGCAGCGAAGACCACACCGCGATTATCTGCAGCCGCGCGGGAGAGCTGAGGCAGTACAGCTTCTGCCCGATCCGGCACGAGCGCACGGTGGCGCTGCCGGATGGATTCATCCTCACTATCGGCGTCAGCGGCGTCACCGCGATTAAGACCGGACCTGCCCGGGCCAAATACAACCACGCGTCGCTGGCCGCTCGGAAAATCCTGGAGATCTGGCAGGCCGCAACCGGCCGCAGCGATCCGACCATCGCTGCCGCAGCAGCTCACTCCCCGGATGCTCCGGACCGGATCCGCCAGATCCTGCGCGTTTCCAAGGATGAGAATTTCCCGGCCCGCCTCCTCTGCGATCGGTTCGAGCAATTCCTCGAGGAGAGCACGGCGATCGTCCCGGCATCAGTCGACGCACTTGCCACCGGAAACCTGTCCGGTTTCGGTGCACTGGTGGACCGTTCGCAAGCGAGGGCCGAAAAACTCCTGGGCAACCAGGTTCCGGAAACGGTCGCCCTTGCGCGGTCGGCGCGCGCGCTCGGCGCTGCCGCCGCCTCCGCATTCGGTGCCGGCTTCGGCGGCAGCGTATGGGCCCTGGTCCGGGCTGACGATGCGGCGGAATTCGAACGCCGCTGGGCTTCCTGTTACCGGGGACAATTCCCCACCGCCGCACTCGCACGCTTCTTCAGCACACAACCGGGCCCCGCTGCCCTCCGCCTGGAACTCAAGTGA
- a CDS encoding nucleotidyltransferase family protein, producing the protein MMAEGLIKAVILARGLGTRMRRLDGEARQLDPLQARMADTGLKAMIPVDRPFLDYVLSGLADAGYREVCLVIGPEHDVVREYYTRVCVPKRLQVSFAIQERPLGTADALAAAEAFTMGERFLMLNSDNYYPIDACRELRVLGQPAIAAFERQTLAQDGNVSADRIRQFAVVTTNPDGTLQRIVEKPDESTLQMLGSGIYVSMNCWCFGPRIFRACASIEPSPRGELELTDAVQFSISKLNERFRVLTFRAAVLDLSSRSDIGVVADRLRGIEVNL; encoded by the coding sequence ATGATGGCGGAAGGATTGATCAAAGCGGTTATCCTGGCACGCGGACTGGGCACGCGCATGCGCCGGCTCGATGGGGAAGCACGGCAACTCGATCCCCTCCAAGCCCGCATGGCCGATACCGGCCTCAAAGCGATGATCCCCGTGGACCGACCCTTTCTGGATTACGTGCTCAGCGGCCTTGCCGATGCCGGCTATCGGGAGGTGTGTCTTGTCATCGGTCCCGAGCACGACGTCGTGCGCGAGTATTACACCCGCGTCTGCGTCCCGAAGCGCCTCCAGGTCAGCTTTGCCATCCAGGAGCGGCCCCTTGGAACGGCCGACGCCCTGGCCGCCGCGGAAGCATTCACCATGGGCGAACGCTTTCTGATGCTCAACTCCGATAACTATTATCCCATCGACGCTTGCCGCGAACTCCGCGTGCTGGGCCAGCCTGCCATTGCCGCATTCGAGCGCCAGACTCTGGCGCAGGACGGCAACGTCAGCGCCGACCGCATACGGCAGTTTGCCGTGGTGACGACCAATCCCGATGGAACGCTTCAACGCATCGTCGAGAAACCGGATGAATCGACGCTGCAGATGCTGGGATCGGGCATATACGTAAGCATGAACTGCTGGTGTTTCGGTCCGCGGATCTTTCGCGCCTGCGCGTCCATAGAGCCCTCGCCGCGCGGCGAACTCGAGCTGACGGATGCCGTCCAATTCTCCATCAGCAAGCTCAATGAACGCTTCCGTGTGCTGACCTTCCGCGCGGCGGTGCTCGATCTGTCAAGCCGCTCCGACATCGGCGTCGTGGCGGACAGGCTCAGGGGAATCGAGGTGAACCTATGA
- a CDS encoding thymidylate synthase, with product MQQYLNLLSDVLRDGARKSDRTGTGTLSVFGRQMRFDLNLGFPITTTKRLFLKGVIYELLWFLQGSTNIEYLTDHGVHIWDEWADADGNLGPVYGAQWRHWNASGGRSIDQIAGLIDLLKTKPDSRRLVVSAWNVGDLDAMRLPPCHCLFQFYVANRKLSCQLYQRSADLLLGVPFNIASYSLLTMMIAHVTGLELGEFVHTFGDAHIYLNHVEQVETQLSRRPKPLPKMLLNEKVTSVFDFKYEDFTLVGYDPYPAIPAPIAV from the coding sequence ATGCAACAGTATCTGAACCTTCTCAGTGATGTCCTGCGCGACGGGGCCAGGAAAAGCGACCGGACTGGAACCGGGACGCTCAGCGTCTTCGGGCGGCAGATGCGCTTCGATCTCAACCTGGGATTCCCGATTACTACCACAAAGCGGCTCTTTCTTAAGGGAGTCATCTACGAGCTGCTATGGTTCCTTCAGGGGAGCACCAACATCGAGTACCTTACGGACCACGGGGTCCACATCTGGGATGAATGGGCAGACGCGGACGGAAACCTGGGACCGGTTTACGGTGCACAATGGAGGCACTGGAACGCTTCCGGCGGCAGGTCGATCGACCAGATCGCCGGTCTGATTGACCTTCTCAAAACCAAGCCGGACAGCCGCCGCCTCGTCGTCAGCGCATGGAATGTCGGTGATCTTGATGCCATGCGGCTGCCGCCGTGCCACTGCCTGTTCCAGTTCTACGTCGCCAACCGGAAGCTTTCCTGCCAGCTTTACCAGCGGAGCGCCGACCTGTTATTGGGGGTGCCCTTTAACATTGCCTCATACTCACTCCTTACCATGATGATCGCGCATGTAACCGGGCTGGAGCTGGGAGAGTTTGTCCATACTTTTGGAGACGCGCACATATACCTGAACCATGTCGAACAGGTCGAAACGCAGCTCTCCCGGCGGCCGAAGCCGCTGCCGAAAATGCTCCTGAACGAGAAGGTAACCTCTGTTTTTGATTTCAAGTACGAGGATTTTACACTGGTCGGCTATGATCCCTATCCCGCCATTCCGGCTCCCATCGCCGTGTGA
- a CDS encoding SRPBCC family protein yields the protein MMYVLSLLTVVAVGFLSLRGSHSKEIRLVLSTIIHRPASLVFEVIGTVERAPVWSRQPAWLPGPLRISIMSRWGDHTPTHQRAAGGTLKGPEEIWIRHMPDHEFAYRSVRRRDLSYESTFRLSPDDGKCRLTWEIRCRVYRLPDIVGRAAIAAAARESMANSLDYIRRLVLSGPESVRADTRIYEARRGHIPAA from the coding sequence ATGATGTACGTACTTTCGCTCCTGACCGTCGTCGCTGTCGGTTTTCTCTCTCTCCGCGGTTCTCACTCAAAGGAAATTCGGCTTGTGCTGTCGACGATCATCCATCGGCCCGCAAGCCTTGTCTTTGAGGTCATCGGCACCGTTGAACGAGCCCCGGTCTGGAGCCGGCAACCTGCCTGGTTACCCGGCCCCTTGCGTATTTCGATCATGTCGCGTTGGGGTGATCACACTCCCACTCATCAGCGTGCCGCCGGCGGCACGCTGAAAGGCCCGGAAGAGATCTGGATCCGGCACATGCCGGACCACGAATTCGCCTATCGGAGCGTCCGCCGCCGCGATCTGAGTTACGAGTCCACCTTCCGCCTTTCACCGGATGACGGGAAGTGCAGGCTTACGTGGGAGATCCGTTGTCGGGTTTATCGATTACCAGACATTGTAGGCCGGGCGGCGATCGCAGCAGCCGCACGCGAAAGCATGGCGAACTCGCTCGACTACATCCGACGCCTGGTCCTCAGTGGCCCGGAATCCGTCAGGGCCGACACCAGGATTTATGAAGCCCGCAGAGGTCACATCCCGGCGGCCTGA
- the queG gene encoding tRNA epoxyqueuosine(34) reductase QueG codes for MRTEARRLGFFKLGVVAARPLPWRQHLDDWLAQGRQGEMAYLERQADKRRDPSLVLDDVRSILILGINYHAGVAIPEDPLMGKISRYAWGDDYHRLMTDRLSALLDFIQRQEPDARGIFYADTGPVMEKAWGAQSALGWMGKHSNLITREQGSWFFIGVILLDFELEFDAKGMDYCGKCTRCLGACPTSAIVAPYVVDARLCISYLTIELKGAIPRDLRPLIGNRIFGCDDCQEVCPWNRFAVSSPEQAFWPRPGSFLPELAPLAAVTTEEFDARFKNSPIRRAKRDGFVRNVVVALGNSLRPEAVPALVHALRDPSALVRGHAAWALGQTGIADAIAALEEARAAESDPGVLEEIALALNRPPVSAILPPAKAFQI; via the coding sequence ATAAGGACGGAAGCCCGACGCCTGGGCTTCTTCAAGCTGGGCGTGGTTGCCGCCCGACCGCTCCCCTGGAGGCAACACCTGGACGACTGGCTGGCCCAGGGGCGGCAGGGAGAGATGGCTTATCTTGAGCGCCAGGCCGACAAACGCAGGGACCCGTCTCTCGTGCTGGACGACGTCCGCTCCATCCTGATCCTAGGCATAAACTATCACGCCGGCGTAGCCATCCCAGAGGATCCGCTCATGGGGAAGATAAGCAGGTACGCCTGGGGTGATGATTATCATCGTCTGATGACCGACAGGCTGAGCGCACTCCTGGATTTCATACAGCGCCAGGAACCGGACGCGCGCGGGATATTCTATGCCGACACGGGTCCGGTGATGGAAAAGGCCTGGGGCGCCCAGTCGGCACTCGGCTGGATGGGCAAGCACAGCAATTTGATTACGCGGGAGCAGGGCTCGTGGTTCTTCATCGGTGTGATTCTGCTCGACTTTGAGCTGGAATTTGACGCCAAAGGGATGGATTACTGCGGCAAATGCACTCGTTGTCTCGGTGCCTGTCCGACCAGTGCCATCGTGGCCCCCTACGTTGTCGATGCCCGGCTCTGTATTTCCTACCTGACAATCGAACTGAAAGGTGCCATCCCGCGGGATCTGCGCCCGCTTATCGGCAACCGCATCTTCGGCTGTGACGACTGCCAGGAAGTGTGCCCCTGGAACCGATTCGCCGTTTCCAGCCCAGAACAGGCCTTCTGGCCGCGCCCCGGCAGTTTCTTGCCCGAGCTGGCACCTCTGGCTGCCGTCACGACGGAAGAATTTGACGCTCGCTTCAAGAATAGCCCCATTCGCAGGGCCAAGCGCGACGGCTTCGTCAGGAATGTAGTGGTAGCTCTGGGTAACTCGCTCCGACCCGAGGCCGTGCCTGCACTGGTGCATGCCCTGCGCGATCCCAGTGCACTTGTGCGCGGGCATGCCGCCTGGGCGCTCGGCCAGACTGGAATTGCCGATGCCATAGCCGCGCTCGAGGAAGCCCGAGCGGCTGAATCCGATCCCGGAGTGCTGGAGGAAATCGCACTCGCCCTGAACAGACCTCCGGTCTCCGCCATCCTGCCTCCGGCCAAAGCTTTCCAGATTTGA